The following coding sequences are from one Nicotiana tabacum cultivar K326 chromosome 1, ASM71507v2, whole genome shotgun sequence window:
- the LOC107824301 gene encoding uncharacterized protein LOC107824301 has product MVVDGSFLKAAYKGTILTACTQDGAVGKILPLAYAIVDSENNKSWEWFFVQIKGTFGVREGMCIVSDRNESIFNCTKAVYPEVPHCICMFHLWQNVKHTFKKHHKQLKDIFFALARAYTIEMFEYHMTEMCKIDPRVQPYLFEIGYKRWSRAYSKVKRSMVMTSNIAKSINAANKDARELPVMRLLEYMINLPQQWNNKNRKSAMETSTELGEKYNKLLRENLIASEQMTVRPSTEVIYCV; this is encoded by the exons ATGGTTGTAGATGGAAGTTTCCTTAAAGCAGCATATAAGGGTACCATATTGACTGCTTGCACACAGGATGGAGCTG TTG GAAAAATCCTTCCACTTGCATATGCAATTGTAGATTCGGAGAATAACAAATCTTGGGAGTGGTTCTTTGTCCAGATAAAGGGTACTTTTGGAGTTAGGGAAGGGATGTGTATAGTTTCAGATAGAAATGAAAGCATCTTCAATTGCACAAAAGCTGTGTACCCAGAAGTACCACATTGTATTTGCATGTTTCACTTGTGGCAGAATGTAAAGCACACATTCAAGAAACATCACAAACAATTGAAGGATATCTTTTTTGCTTTGGCTAGAGCTTACACTATAGAAATGTTTGAGTACCATATGACAGAGATGTGCAAAATTGATCCGAGGGTGCAGCCTTACTTGTTCGAAATTGGCTACAAAAGGTGGTCTAGGGCATATTCCAAAGTGAAAAGGTCGATGGTAATGACTTCCAATATTGCAAAGTCAATTAATGCAGCAAACAAGGATGCTAGAGAGTTACCAGTAATGCGATTGCTGGAGTACATGATAAATTTGCCACAACAGTGGAACAACAAAAACAGAAAAAGTGCAATGGAGACATCTACAGAGCTTGGCGAAAAGTACAACAAACTCCTTCGGGAAAATCTGATTGCATCGGAGCAAATGACG GTGAGGCCTTCTACGGAAGTTATATACTGTGTTTGA
- the LOC107824300 gene encoding uncharacterized protein LOC107824300, with protein sequence MEELPCPHAWAVLKNLQLKPGQYCSFYYKKDKLLRTYEFPVNLMPDESLWVIPTEMMEDVVLPPKGRRNAGRPRKERLKPASEKESKRAFSCSMCGEGGHNRKIYRNRPK encoded by the coding sequence ATGGAAGAACTTCCATGTCCGCATGCTTGGGCGGTTTTGAAGAACCTGCAGCTGAAACCTGGCCAGTATTGCTCTTTTTACTACAAGAAGGATAAACTCCTTAGAACTTATGAATTTCCAGTGAATCTGATGCCAGATGAGAGTTTATGGGTAATCCCAACAGAGATGATGGAAGATGTGGTCCTACCACCTAAAGGGAGAAGGAATGCAGGAAGGCCAAGAAAGGAAAGACTCAAACCTGCTTCAGAAAAAGAGTCTAAGAGGGCATTTTCATGTTCTATGTGTGGAGAAGGTGGTCACAATAgaaaaatatataggaatcgACCAAAATAA
- the LOC107824303 gene encoding uncharacterized protein LOC107824303 isoform X1: MAFSGQLLQHILWSKPEFSRSRSIPLLKTNHEPVKILSQRKLDIRGIKRKSNCLVTFSMSNPFSMSHPDNDTSPCSPSDTIKKFYSSINNNDLNQLALLISEDCFFDDFSYTRPFKGRKEAMKFLEKLTTCMGKNTKFCIEQIYEGVHLTTVVNWHLEWKKKQVPFTRGCSCYELSRDGEQLIIKKAQVIIESPIKPGSFALDVFQNVISVFDTFPEAACMLISLIFFILSLTRERKYSERGKIFFLRRVVLDESPSGTNYLQYGSQAKHRSDYCLVPQVMEYHSHHSYTYLQVIPLHYRDVPQVEDMHSLPIQEAGQHFNDLFFLHKDSRQR, encoded by the exons ATGGCATTTTCAGGCCAACTTCTCCAACATATTTTATGGTCCAAACCAGAGTTTAGCCGTAGCCGGAGCATTCCTCTGTTAAAGACTAACCATGAACCAGTTAAAATACTATCACAACGAAAACTTGATATACGAGGCATCAAGAGAAAATCTAACTGTTTGGTTACATTTTCAATGTCAAATCCTTTTTCAATGTCACATCCTGATAATGACACAAGTCCGTGTTCTCCATCCGACACAATCAAGAAATTCTACTCTAGTATCAACAACAATGACCTGAACCAACTAGCACTACTCATATCTGAAGATTGTTTCTTTGATGATTTCTCCTACACTCGACCATTCAAAGGGAGAAAG GAGGCTATGAAATTTCTGGAGAAACTAACCACATGCATGGGTAAGAACACAAAGTTCTGCATTGAACAAATATATGAGGGAGTTCATCTTACAACTGTGGTAAACTGGCACTTAG AGTGGAAGAAGAAACAAGTTCCTTTCACTAGAGGCTGCAGCTGCTACGAGTTATCAAGAGATGGTGAACAACTAATTATAAA GAAAGCTCAAGTAATCATTGAATCACCAATCAAACCAGGAAGCTTCGCTTTG GACGTGTTCCAGAATGTCATTTCAGTATTTGATACTTTCCCTGAGGCAGCATGTATGTTGATTTCTTTAATATTCTTTATACTTTCACTAACAAGAGAACGAAAATATTCTGAACGGGGCAAAATTTTTTTCCTACGCAGGGTTGTTCTTGATGAATCCCCAAGTGGTACCAACTATCTACAATATGGTTCTCAAGCCAAGCATAGGTCCGATTATTGCTTGGTACCGCAAGTTATGGAGTATCACAGTCACCATTCTTACACTTATCTACAAGTTATTCCTTTACATTATAGAGATGTTCCACAAGTAGAAGATATGCACAGCTTGCCAATTCAAGAAGCTGGACAACATTTCAACGACTTATTTTTCCTACATAAAGATAGTAGACAAAGATAG
- the LOC107824303 gene encoding uncharacterized protein LOC107824303 isoform X2: MAFSGQLLQHILWSKPEFSRSRSIPLLKTNHEPVKILSQRKLDIRGIKRKSNCLVTFSMSNPFSMSHPDNDTSPCSPSDTIKKFYSSINNNDLNQLALLISEDCFFDDFSYTRPFKGRKEAMKFLEKLTTCMGKNTKFCIEQIYEGVHLTTVVNWHLEWKKKQVPFTRGCSCYELSRDGEQLIIKKAQVIIESPIKPGSFALDVFQNVISVFDTFPEAAWLFLMNPQVVPTIYNMVLKPSIGPIIAWYRKLWSITVTILTLIYKLFLYIIEMFHK; encoded by the exons ATGGCATTTTCAGGCCAACTTCTCCAACATATTTTATGGTCCAAACCAGAGTTTAGCCGTAGCCGGAGCATTCCTCTGTTAAAGACTAACCATGAACCAGTTAAAATACTATCACAACGAAAACTTGATATACGAGGCATCAAGAGAAAATCTAACTGTTTGGTTACATTTTCAATGTCAAATCCTTTTTCAATGTCACATCCTGATAATGACACAAGTCCGTGTTCTCCATCCGACACAATCAAGAAATTCTACTCTAGTATCAACAACAATGACCTGAACCAACTAGCACTACTCATATCTGAAGATTGTTTCTTTGATGATTTCTCCTACACTCGACCATTCAAAGGGAGAAAG GAGGCTATGAAATTTCTGGAGAAACTAACCACATGCATGGGTAAGAACACAAAGTTCTGCATTGAACAAATATATGAGGGAGTTCATCTTACAACTGTGGTAAACTGGCACTTAG AGTGGAAGAAGAAACAAGTTCCTTTCACTAGAGGCTGCAGCTGCTACGAGTTATCAAGAGATGGTGAACAACTAATTATAAA GAAAGCTCAAGTAATCATTGAATCACCAATCAAACCAGGAAGCTTCGCTTTG GACGTGTTCCAGAATGTCATTTCAGTATTTGATACTTTCCCTGAGGCAGCAT GGTTGTTCTTGATGAATCCCCAAGTGGTACCAACTATCTACAATATGGTTCTCAAGCCAAGCATAGGTCCGATTATTGCTTGGTACCGCAAGTTATGGAGTATCACAGTCACCATTCTTACACTTATCTACAAGTTATTCCTTTACATTATAGAGATGTTCCACAAGTAG